A region of the Stieleria neptunia genome:
GGATCGACCAGAATCGATTCATCCCCTTCCATGTCGTTCAACCGAATTGGTCGATCCCAATCGGGTTGTAACTCGACGGGATCCATCAAATGAAACATCGCGACATCGTGTTTGCGAAACGCCAAATGCTCGACCGCGCTGCGGAGTGTCGGCGGTTCCAGCAACAGGTCGGAGATCACGACGATCAACGCGCGTTCACGAATCGTTTCGGCCAACTGATGAAGGGTTTCTTCCAGTGTCGTCACTCCGGCGGCCTGCAGGTTTCGCAGCCGCTCGAACAACACGGACACCTGCCCGGCAATCCGCCGTGGCGGCAACAATTCCGATCCCGCGTCGCTGGCACAGATCAATCCCGCGGCATCGCCTTGCCGAATCGCGATGTAGGCGAGCGTGGCGGCGATCTGCCGCGCCGCGTGCAGCTTGTCACCGAATCCCATCGACCCGCTGCCGTCGAGGACCAAGACCAGACGCAGGTTGGTGTCGGCTTCGAACTCCTTGACGTAATAGCGGTCGCTGCGTCCGTAGGCACGCCAATCCAATCGTCTCAGATCATCGCCGGGTTGATAGCGACGGTACTCGGCAAACTCAACGCTCGATCCGCGATGCGGACTCTGGTGCCGTCCCGATACGGTGCCCAACATCGGCCGCCGCGTCGTCAACGCAATCGCCGACAAACGCTCCGCAAGCACGGGATCGAAAAACGATTCCGTCACGGCGTCGGGGTCAGAACCAGGTTCGATCATGCGCGTGGTGAAAGAGGAAGTGCTGGCAGGTGGGAGGTGGCAGAAAAATGGAGGGCAGAAAAATGGGCGTGGGAGAGAGGAGACAAGAAAATGGGTGACAGGAAAATGTGGGGAGGCAGGCGGGCGGCTTCTCAAAACTCAAAACTCAAAACTCAAAACTCAAAACTCAAAACTCAAAACTCAAAACTCAAAACTCAAAACTCAAAACTCAAAACTCAAAACTCAAAACTCAAAACTCAAAACTCAAAACTCAAAACTCAAAACTTGAAACTTGAAACTTGAAACTTGAAACTTGAAACTTGAAACTTGAAACTTGAAACTTGAAACTTGAAACTTGAATCTCAAATCAACTTCGCGATGATCTCGCGGGCGGTGATCCGTTCGGCTTGTGCGGCGAAGGTCAACACCAGCCGGTGGGAAAGCACGGGCGATGCGACGGCCAGGATGTCTTCCTGGCGAACCATGTAGCTGCCGTAGAGCGCCGCCCGGCTCTTCGCGCCCAGAATCAAACTCTGCACCGCGCGTGGTCCGGCACCCCAGGCGACCAAGGGGATCAACCAATCCGGCGCCGTGCCGCCATCGGGCCGCGTCTGACGGACCAGCTTGGCGGCAAATTCGTACAGGTGATCCGGCACCGGGACGCGGCGCACCACCTCTTGGTGGCTCAAGATTTGTTCGACCGACAACAGCGAATCCAAGACCGGCTGACGCTCGCCGGTGGTCATCCGGGCGATCTGAATTTCTTCCGCCTCGCTGGGATAGCCCAGTTCGATCAGGGACATGAAACGATCCAGTTGCGCTTCCGGCAACGGATACGTCCCCTCCTGTTCCACGGGATTCTGTGTCGCCAAGACCATGAAGGGTGATGGCAGGGCAAACTCTTTGCCGAGCACGGTCACGTTGCCTTCTTGCATCGCTTCCAACAGTGCCGCCTGAGTTTTCGGCGGGGCCCGATTGATTTCGTCGGCCAGCACGACGTTTGCAAACACGGGTCCGCGGACGAACTGAAATTCACGCCGCCCCTCGGCCGTGTCTTGCAGGATGTCGGTCCCGGTGATGTCCATCGGCATCAGATCCGGCGTGAACTGAATCCGACTGAAACTCAGCGAGAGCGTCTCGGCGAATTTTCCGACCAGCAGCGTTTTGGCCAACCCGGGCACGCCGACCAGTAGCGAATTGCGGCGTGCGAAAAAACAGATCGCCAGTTGCTCGATCGCTTCGGATTGGCCGACGATGACGCGGGACAGCTCGCGGCGCAAATCGGCATAGGCCTGCTGCAAACGATCGATCGCGTTGACATCGTCGCCGGACAGATCACCCTGGGCCGTCTGAACCTGGGCCGTTTTATCCGGCGAGCCTTTCACCTGTGCTGCTTCAACTTGTCCAGACATTGACCTAAGACGACGATCGCGTTGCGTAAGATTCGAATCGGGCTAGTGTAACCCAAACCGTCTGGGGGCAAACCCGCAGATCGTGTTCGTCGATCGGAAATCAGACGCATGACAGGAACCAGTGGCTCACCCGGGCACCCGACGCCGGTCGACCGTAACGATTGGTCAAAACAGCACGGTCTTTCGCGTCGCGACGGGAACAACCGTTTTCCCCAACCCGAGAGGGGACAAGGCCCGAATACTGTTATAGCGCGGGAGCCAGGGATGCTTTCGACGTTCTGCACCATCGGCGACCAATGCGTCCCCACCAAAACCGAAAGGATTCGAACATGCGTTTCGGACAGCAACTTCTCCTCGCGCTCGTCATGTCGATTGCGGGCATGAACTCCGCTTCGGCCCAGTGTTTTGATTTCACGAGCTTTGATTTCACGAACTGCTATCTCGCGGGTTCCTTTTCCGGCGATTTCCTGACCATGAAAGGTTCCGGACGCAACACCAACGGAAATTTCGACGCCTCGGGAATCGAAAACGAGACGAACGAAGGGTATGGATTCGCATACGGACGTGAATTCGATCACTGCGACTACCAAATTCGCATGGAATCCCAGTACATGTTTTTTGACGACTCGCAGTTCACGCTCAACAGCTTTCCCGGACCTCCGGGCCCCTACACGTTCTTTTACCGCGGTGCGTTCACCGAACGCTTTGCCGGACTGTCGAACCTGTGGATAGACAAACCGATCAGCGAGAATCTTGAGGTTTATGCAGGTGGAGGCATCGGCTGGTCGCACTTCGAATTTGCCGCATCCGACGGCGTCGTCTCCAGCGTCAAAGACGACGACGACTTGGCCTACCAATTCGGCATCGGACTGACGTGCAAGCTGCTGTCCAATGTGGAATTGGATTTCGGTTACCGACGCCTGGATCTCGGCAATGCCAACACGAATCTGACGACTGGCGGTGGTGCCGCCGCAGGCAATCTGAATGTCGACCTCGACTCGGATCAACTGATGCTGACGCTACGGGTTTTCCGCCGCTAAGGACCGTCGGAAGAATACGTGGGATAGGCTTCCAGCCTGTCATGGCGAAAACGACAGGCTGGAAGCCTATCCCACTGGTAAGTTCCGTCACCCATTTGCACGACGCCATTTTTCTGCCCCGTGTTTTTCTGCCATCTCATCGGCAGGCAATCGGGTCACTTCCGTTTCCACTGCAAACCGATCGTCACGTCGCCATCAGCCAGCGTCGTGACGGTCACCGGATGCATGCCTTGCTCGAGTCGAATCTCGGTCGAATAGGTTTCAGCGGGATCGAAACCGAAATCGGCATCGATCAACTCCGCGTCATGAATCCGTGCGAACGTCGGTGACTCAGTCGAAAGCGTGACTTGATACAGTCCGGTTTCGGGGGCGACAAACACGCCGCGAAACCGAACGGCTCCCTTGGCACCTGCCACAGACATCTCGTCCAACCGCCCCGACATCGTCGGCTGTAATTCGTCGACCTCGGGCACGTAGGGAAACGTCCCCGAATAAACGTCATACGTCCAACCTTCCTGCTGGCTGATGGCCACCGCGGGAATCGCAACCTTGTCATAGGGCCGCGGCGCCGTCGGATTGGCGCGGCGCAGCTGCAGCACACGGTCATGCATCTTCTTCTGCAACTTCGCAAATTTTTCGCCCGTGCCGGCGAGATCGTGAAGCTCTTTGGGATCGTTTTTCAGGTCATAAATCGCAAACGGTTGGCGGTGATCCTGGATGTCGACCCGCACGCCTTTGTAGCCATCGACAAACACGACCTGCATTTGCCTGCGTCGTTGGTTCCGCTTTGACGCTTGAAAATCGCCGTACGTGGGCGTCCTGCCGCCGTTGAAATACTCGATGTAAACCTGACTTTGCCGCTGTGTCCCCTGCCCCGTCAACGTCGGCAACAGCGAAACCCCGTCGGTCCTTGCCGGGGGCGCGATCCCGCCGGCCCGCGCGAACGTCGGCATCCAATCGTGGAACTGCGAGGGCGAACGATCGATCGATCCGGGCGCCACCTGCCCGGGCCACCAGGCCAACGTGCCGACCCGGATCCCGCCCTCCCAGACGTCTCGTTTGGTTCCGTCAAACGGACCGTAGGACTGGAACGACTGTGGCGTGTAGTTGACGCGATTGTCTTGTGCGTCGCGCAAGTACGACTCGTGGTGCGGACCGTTATCGCAACTCAGGACGACCAGCGTGTTCTTGTCGATCGATAGGTCGCGCAACGTCTGCAACAAATCGCCGACGCTGTGGTCGATTCGGCGGACCATCGTTGCAAAACGCTCTTCGACGTCCGACCAGCCCTTGCCGGTGTAGTCGGGATGCCGGTATCCGTCCACCGTTCCGACCGCCGTGTTGATCATCGCCCCCGGCTTGCCGAGCCATTGCAGTCCGCCGTCCAAACCATAGCCTTCGGGGAACTCGACCGAAGGCAATTGAAGCGCCGCGTGGGGCGTGTCATAGGCGAGGTACAGAAAGAAGGGCTGCTCGGAACCGCTTTTCACATGCTTGGCGATCCAGTCTTTGCTGCGGGCGGCGAACAGGTCCGTCGTGTAGCACTTGGCCAAATCCTTGCTGACCTCCTGGTCGTTGTGCCAAATCTGTTTGGGCGTGCGATGCACTTCGTTGTCGCCCAGGTTCCAGTTTTCGGCCGGATAATGAACGTGACCATCGCGGTGGCGGACATAGCCGTAGAACTCATCGAACCCACGCTTGGTCGGATAGGCGGGCCAATCGGCCGGCGTCCAATCGTCGTCCTGGCCGTTGGTCGCGCCCTGCAATCCATACTTGCCGACCAACCAGGTCTTGTACCCCGCCGCCTTCATCACCGTCGCCAGCGTGTGATTGTCTTCGAGCGCCTTGTCAAACTGATTGTCTCGCACCACCGCGTGGCCCTGATGCACGCCCGTCAACAGTGACGAACGGCTGGGGGCACAAACCGGCGCCGGACAATAATGATCGCGCAACTGCATCCCTTCGGCGGCCATCCGATCCAACATCGGCGTCTGATGCCGTTTGGAATGCGTCGAATCATTTTGATGCAGCACCCCAAAGTCCCCCCAGCCCATGTCGTCGAGCAGGATGAAGATCACATTGGGCTTGGATTCGGCGCTGGCCGTGGAGACAAACAGGACGGCGAAAAACGCGAGTGAGGTGGCAAGGGAACGTAACATCGAATGCATGGATTGAGAGACAACGGGATAGCGTACGGCAAGCCAGTTTAACCGCTCGTCCAAACAATATCATTCTGCCCCGAATCATTCTGCCAATTTGCCGTACCGGAAAAGAGAGATGGCAGAACGATACGGGGCAGAATGATGGCCAGACAGGAAGCCACAATCCTCGCTACTGGTCCCCCTCGGCATCGAGTGCGGCTTTGGCTTTGGCAAAATCGGTCGTGTCTTCGACGACCTCGCCGTCGCGGAGCACGATCGTCCGCTTGGAATTGCGCGCGATGTTGGGGTCGTGCGTGACCAGAATCACCGTGATCCCTTGTTTCTCATTCAGCTCTTGGAACAACGCAATCACCTCGCGGCTGGTCTGGGAGTCCAGGTTGCCGGTCGGCTCATCCCCCATCAAGATCGACGGACGATTGACCAGTGCCCTGGCGATCGCCACACGTTGCTGCTGACCGCCGGAGAGCTGGCTGGGATGATGATGGTAGCGATCCCCCAACCCGACCTGATCCAACACCTCGCGCGCCCGATCATGCCGCTGGCGGGCGGACAGACGTGGGCCGTACATCAGCGGCAACTCGACGTTCTCCAGCGCCGAGGTCCGGTTGAGCAAATTAAAGTTCTGGAACACGAACCCGAGCTGCTTGTTTCGAATCCGAGCCCGCTGGTCACGGTTCATCGAGACGATCTCCTGGCCGTCGAGCAAGTAGCTGCCGTGGGACGGCCGGTCCAGACAACCGAGCGTGTTCATCAACGTCGACTTGCCGCTGCCCGACGGACCGACCAACGCGATGTATTCCCCCCGCTGGATCTGCAAACTGACCGTACGGAGCGCGTGCACTTGGACTTCGCCCAAGTCATACACGCGTCTGACATCTCGAAGCTCGATCAATGCCACAATGGGTTACTCGTACCTGAGCGCGTCGATCGGGTCCAACTTGCTGGCGCGCCGAGCGGGATAGAAACCGAAAAACACGCCGACCGCCGCGGCAAACCCCATCGCAACGAGCGCCGCGGGGAACGACACCACCATCGGCCAATCCGTCCCCGGTTTGTAGGCGTTGATCAACATCGTCGCGGCCATCGACATGCCGGTTCCGAGCGCCAATCCGATCACCCCGCCGATGCTCGACAACACCACCGACTCGATCAAGAACTGCCACAAAATATCGCGGCCCCGCGCCCCGAGCGCCATCCGGATGCCGATCTCACGCGTCCGTTCGGTCACTGAAACCAACATGATGTTCATGATGCCGACGCCTCCGACGACCAACGAAATCCCCGCGATCGCCGACAACATCAACGTCAGCGTTCCGGTGATCATCCCCAACGTTCCGGCAACCTCTTCCATGTCCGTGATGTCGAAATCGTCTTCCTCCCCCGGTGCGATGTCATGTCGCTCGAGCAACAAATTGCGAATCTGACGCGTCGCCGTACTCATCTGGTTGGTGCTGCGCGCCGAAACCATGATCGCATGAATGTTATCCATCGGTGATCCGAGCAACCGCTTGCGCACCGTCGTCTGCGGCATCAACAACAGATTGTCCTGGTCATCACCAACCATGTTGGCGCCTTTCTTGGACAGGATTCCGATCACGCGAATGGGCACGTTGTTGACGCGCAGCGTCTCGCCGAGCGGATTGGTGGTGCGAAACAACTTCGGTATCAAAGTTTGGCCGATCACGCACACCTTGGCCTTGGACTCGACGTCGGCTTCGCTGAAAAACGACCCGGCCTGAAGCCCCCAATTGCGGACCAGCAAGAAGTCCGTGCCGACACCCAACATCTCCTTGGGGCTCCAATTTTCGTTGCCGTAAATCACCTGCCCGCCGGTGAACACCAATGGTGAAGCGGCCAAGACCGCCGGACATTCCGTGCTGATCGCATCGGCATCCGCAGCGGTCAACGACGGCGCATCGTTCTGGCGAACGCCGCCGTCGGTGGTTTGCCCCGGGATTACAAAGATTACGTTGGTGCCCAGGTTTTCCAATTCACCTTGCACCAGTCGGTTCGCGCCCTGACCGATCGACACGATGGTGGTCACCGCGGCAATCCCGATCACCACGCCGATGACCGTCAACACCGCGCGCATCTTGTTTTTCAACAAGGC
Encoded here:
- a CDS encoding ABC transporter ATP-binding protein; the protein is MALIELRDVRRVYDLGEVQVHALRTVSLQIQRGEYIALVGPSGSGKSTLMNTLGCLDRPSHGSYLLDGQEIVSMNRDQRARIRNKQLGFVFQNFNLLNRTSALENVELPLMYGPRLSARQRHDRAREVLDQVGLGDRYHHHPSQLSGGQQQRVAIARALVNRPSILMGDEPTGNLDSQTSREVIALFQELNEKQGITVILVTHDPNIARNSKRTIVLRDGEVVEDTTDFAKAKAALDAEGDQ
- a CDS encoding outer membrane protein; translation: MRFGQQLLLALVMSIAGMNSASAQCFDFTSFDFTNCYLAGSFSGDFLTMKGSGRNTNGNFDASGIENETNEGYGFAYGREFDHCDYQIRMESQYMFFDDSQFTLNSFPGPPGPYTFFYRGAFTERFAGLSNLWIDKPISENLEVYAGGGIGWSHFEFAASDGVVSSVKDDDDLAYQFGIGLTCKLLSNVELDFGYRRLDLGNANTNLTTGGGAAAGNLNVDLDSDQLMLTLRVFRR
- a CDS encoding AAA family ATPase; the protein is MSGQVEAAQVKGSPDKTAQVQTAQGDLSGDDVNAIDRLQQAYADLRRELSRVIVGQSEAIEQLAICFFARRNSLLVGVPGLAKTLLVGKFAETLSLSFSRIQFTPDLMPMDITGTDILQDTAEGRREFQFVRGPVFANVVLADEINRAPPKTQAALLEAMQEGNVTVLGKEFALPSPFMVLATQNPVEQEGTYPLPEAQLDRFMSLIELGYPSEAEEIQIARMTTGERQPVLDSLLSVEQILSHQEVVRRVPVPDHLYEFAAKLVRQTRPDGGTAPDWLIPLVAWGAGPRAVQSLILGAKSRAALYGSYMVRQEDILAVASPVLSHRLVLTFAAQAERITAREIIAKLI
- a CDS encoding arylsulfatase, which gives rise to MLRSLATSLAFFAVLFVSTASAESKPNVIFILLDDMGWGDFGVLHQNDSTHSKRHQTPMLDRMAAEGMQLRDHYCPAPVCAPSRSSLLTGVHQGHAVVRDNQFDKALEDNHTLATVMKAAGYKTWLVGKYGLQGATNGQDDDWTPADWPAYPTKRGFDEFYGYVRHRDGHVHYPAENWNLGDNEVHRTPKQIWHNDQEVSKDLAKCYTTDLFAARSKDWIAKHVKSGSEQPFFLYLAYDTPHAALQLPSVEFPEGYGLDGGLQWLGKPGAMINTAVGTVDGYRHPDYTGKGWSDVEERFATMVRRIDHSVGDLLQTLRDLSIDKNTLVVLSCDNGPHHESYLRDAQDNRVNYTPQSFQSYGPFDGTKRDVWEGGIRVGTLAWWPGQVAPGSIDRSPSQFHDWMPTFARAGGIAPPARTDGVSLLPTLTGQGTQRQSQVYIEYFNGGRTPTYGDFQASKRNQRRRQMQVVFVDGYKGVRVDIQDHRQPFAIYDLKNDPKELHDLAGTGEKFAKLQKKMHDRVLQLRRANPTAPRPYDKVAIPAVAISQQEGWTYDVYSGTFPYVPEVDELQPTMSGRLDEMSVAGAKGAVRFRGVFVAPETGLYQVTLSTESPTFARIHDAELIDADFGFDPAETYSTEIRLEQGMHPVTVTTLADGDVTIGLQWKRK
- a CDS encoding ABC transporter permease; the encoded protein is MSFLDTIRIALRALLKNKMRAVLTVIGVVIGIAAVTTIVSIGQGANRLVQGELENLGTNVIFVIPGQTTDGGVRQNDAPSLTAADADAISTECPAVLAASPLVFTGGQVIYGNENWSPKEMLGVGTDFLLVRNWGLQAGSFFSEADVESKAKVCVIGQTLIPKLFRTTNPLGETLRVNNVPIRVIGILSKKGANMVGDDQDNLLLMPQTTVRKRLLGSPMDNIHAIMVSARSTNQMSTATRQIRNLLLERHDIAPGEEDDFDITDMEEVAGTLGMITGTLTLMLSAIAGISLVVGGVGIMNIMLVSVTERTREIGIRMALGARGRDILWQFLIESVVLSSIGGVIGLALGTGMSMAATMLINAYKPGTDWPMVVSFPAALVAMGFAAAVGVFFGFYPARRASKLDPIDALRYE
- a CDS encoding DUF58 domain-containing protein, with amino-acid sequence MIEPGSDPDAVTESFFDPVLAERLSAIALTTRRPMLGTVSGRHQSPHRGSSVEFAEYRRYQPGDDLRRLDWRAYGRSDRYYVKEFEADTNLRLVLVLDGSGSMGFGDKLHAARQIAATLAYIAIRQGDAAGLICASDAGSELLPPRRIAGQVSVLFERLRNLQAAGVTTLEETLHQLAETIRERALIVVISDLLLEPPTLRSAVEHLAFRKHDVAMFHLMDPVELQPDWDRPIRLNDMEGDESILVDPDEIAAGYADAVQDFLEEVERISRETAVDYHRVMLDRPIEESLMGFLAGRGRDSAV